In Fragaria vesca subsp. vesca linkage group LG5, FraVesHawaii_1.0, whole genome shotgun sequence, the genomic stretch NNNNNNNNNNNNNNNNNNNNNNNNNNNNNNNNNNNNNNNNNNNNNNNNNNNNNNNNNNNNNNNNNNNNNNNNNNNNNNNNNNNNNNNNNNNNNNNNNNNNNNNNNNNNNNNNNNNNNNNNNNNNNNNNNNNNNNNNNNNNNNNNNNNNNNNNNNNNNNNNNNNNNNNNNNNNNNNNNNNNNNNNNNNNNNNNNNNNNNNNNNNNNNNNNNNNNNNNNNNNNNNNNNNNNNNNNNNNNNNNNNNNNNNNNNNNNNNNNNNNNNNNNNNNNNNNNNNNNNNNNNNNNNNNNNNNNNNNNNNNNNNNNNNNNNNNNNNNNNNNNNNNNNNNNNNNNNNNNNNNNNNNNNNNNNNNNNNNNNNNNNNNNNNNNNNNNNNNNNNNNNNNNNNNNNNNNNNNNNNNNNNNNNNNNNNNNNNNNNNNNNNNNNNNNNNNNNNNNNNNNNNNNNNNNNNNNNNNNNNNNNNNNNNNNNNNNNNNNNNNNNNNNNNNNNNNNNNNNNNNNNNNNNNNNNNNNNNNNNNNNNNNNNNNNNNNNNNNNNNNNNNNNNNNNNNNNNNNNNNNNNNNNNNNNNNNNNNNNNNNNNNNNNNNNNNNNNNNNNNNNNNNNNNNNNNNNNNNNNNNNNNNNNNNNNNNNNNNNNNNNNNNNNNNNNNNNNNNNNNNNNNNNNNNNNNNNNNNNNNNNNNNNNNNNNNNNNNNNNNNNNNNNNNNNNNNNNNNNNNNNNNNNNNNNNNNNNNNNNNNNNNNNNNNNNNNNNNNNNNNNNNNNNNNNNNNNNNNNNNNNNNNNNNNNNNNNNNNNNNNNNNNNNNNNNNNNNNNNNNNNNNNNNNNNNNNNNNNNNNNNNNNNNNNNNNNNNNNNNNNNNNNNNNNNNNNNNNNNNNNNNNNNNNNNNNNNNNNNNNNNNNNNNNNNNNNNNNNNNNNNNNNNNNNNNNNNNNNNNNNNNNNNNNNNNNNNNNNNNNNNNNNNNNNNNNNNNNNNNNNNNNNNNNNNNNNNNNNNNNNNNNNNNNNNNNNNNNNNNNNNNNNNNNNNNNNNNNNNNNNNNNNNNNNNNNNNNNNNNNNNNNNNNNNNNNNNNNNNNNNNNNNNNNNNNNNNNNNNNNNNNNNNNNNNNNNNNNNNNNNNNNNNNNNNNNNNNNNNNNNNNNNNNNNNNNNNNNNNNNNNNNNNNNNNNNNNNNNNNNNNNNNNNNNNNNNNNNNNNNNNNNNNNNNNNNNNNNNNNNNNNNNNNNNNNNNNNNNNNNNNNNNNNNNNNNNNNNNNNNNNNNNNNNNNNNNNNNNNNNNNNNNNNNNNNNNNNNNNNNNNNNNNNNNNNNNNNNNNNNNNNNNNNNNNNNNNNNNNNNNNNNNNNNNNNNNNNNNNNNNNNNNNNNNNNNNNNNNNNNNNNNNNNNNNNNNNNNNNNNNNNNNNNNNNNNNNNNNNNNNNNNNNNNNNNNNNNNNNNNNNNNNNNNNNNNNNNNNNNNNNNNNNNNNNNNNNNNNNNNNNNNNNNNNNNNNNNNNNNNNNNNNNNNNNNNNNNNNNNNNNNNNNNNNNNNNNNNNNNNNNNNNNNNNNNNNNNNNNNNNNNNNNNNNNNNNNNNNNNNNNNNNNNNNNNNNNNNNNNNNNNNNNNNNNNNNNNNNNNNNNNNNNNNNNNNNNNNNNNNNNNNNNNNNNNNNNNNNNNNNNNNNNNNNNNNNNNNNNCCCTCCCCCCCCCCCCCCCCCCTACGGACCTTTAAAGTGTGTAATGTCCACACTAGGAGATATAAGGGGTTATAATGTTCTGTTTTGAATTGATATTTTCTAAACATTTGTGTTGTTTCTCACCCCATAGCACTGATTGTTCACCTTGTACACACCAGACACATGATGGATCAAACCTTGTCATATTCTTATAGGATTGTCTTAAACAGGTCATTCGTGAAAGTTGATTTGTTGATTTTATGGAGATAAAGCTATGTCTTATACTTCGGTTAAAATGTTTTGCCTCTTCCTTGCAAAAAGTCATGAGTTGTTTCCTAGCTGCATGTGTGTGCATTGATTTTTCAATCATATGTATTTATGTTATCTCATGCATCATTTGAGGGGGAGAGCTTTTTTCTGTATTGTGAATTATATCTTAGGGAGAGTATTAATACTTGGACCATATTTCCTTGGGTGATTCACCTTTGTCATTCCTAGACAAAAAAAGGGAGAGATTGTGTTTAGGGGGAGAATAGAGTTGATTATACTTCTACATTGCTATTTCGAATATGCTCTGATCATGTGTGATTTTGATATTCTTATGATTATCTATTTCTCTTATTTTTCACTTGGTTATTTGCTGAAAGTGTTTCAAGTAATGTGATTCGATGTGGAAGCAAGATGTCACTACCATTATTGTTGAGCGCAAGGTTGCATATAGTATGATTATCTGTGTTAACATGTGTTAACAATGTGTTAACAAGTGTTTTGTATAGGAATGCCAAAAGAAGAGATTGTTAGTATGACAAGTATTGTCATTCCTATACAAAACAAATAAACATTGATTGAGAAAGATTATTGGAATTTATTGTTACCTAGTTTGATATCTAGTTTGATATCTGATTTGCTTTTTAAACTGACATGTGAAAGGAAGGAAACCTAATATGATTACGTTTTATGTCTATTGGTGCGTGAAAGGAATGAAACTTAATTTGATTAGATTTTATATTCCTTTAATTAGCAGATTTGATATTATTTGATATATGAGATATATTTGATTGATTTGATGATTGTGCAGTTTAAAAGATTTTCTTTTAAGAAGCCAAATGGGTTTATGGCGTTGATGATGAGAAGATGTCTTGCACAAGAGTTTTGGATGTCTATAAAGGAGACCTAGCAGCGTGTTTGAAGACTACCTTTTGATGCATATTTCCGCTGCAAATTATATTAATAGAAAAAGGTCAAAGTTCAACTATTCCTTGTTGAGTTGAACTTCTTGTTTATGTGATTGAAGGATCAAGGATGTGGTTAGTTCCTTGGAGATTGAAAAAGAAGATTACTTGAAGAAGAAAAGTGCTTCAAACATATTTGCTAGGGTTCTAGACTTCTAGAGATAGTAGCCGCGATCAATTCTACAGAGTTTGTAATTGACTCGTTCTTTTCATAGTGAATTTTTTTTTGTCAATAGGGCTTTCAAGAGTTAAAGCCTCGGCAGTGTTTTTTCACTGGGTAAACAAACAGTTATGTTTGTTTTTTATTTTTTCTGCTAGTACGCAGGATTGAAAACACTATTTCAATCCCGATACCCAAAAACGTCCATCCTAGTCCATTTAGTACATACATGTATGTGATACTCATTTACATGACAACAATTTTGTTGTCGATGGGTTAAATTGAGTCATAGCTTCAGTAATTTAGTTCTATTAGTGGTACAACCCGTCAATATTCATATATCTTGAGTCTCCCACTACAGGTGGGAGCTGCCACTTTTGTTTTTAGCCTAGTCTTCCTCCTGTCCTTAATTTACAGGAAGCACGACATACCTGATATTCCATGCATGCAGAGACGTTAGTATTTCTGCTCCAATTCCAAAATGTTCCTTATTTTAGTAATTACTGTATAGTCTGTATTACTTGTAAATATAGAGCAAATACTCATTTCTCCTTAAAACAGATACATGTTCAAATATGGAGAATGTGTTAAAAGAGCTTAGACTTTGCTCTAAGCACTCTTACTAATCCCTTCAATGTACATTGATTGGTTACTCAGATCAATTGCACCAACTTTTTTTGAAATCATGCAGTGTCCCCTTCATATATTCCTCTCCTTATTTTGGCAATTACTGTATTATAAATATAAAGAAAATACTCAATTGCAGCAAATTTTTGTTCAAATATGGAGAATGTGTTGAGAGTTTAGACTTTGCTCGAAGCAGTACTCTTACTATTCCCTTCAAGATTGATCGGTTACTCAATTGCAGCAATTTTTTGAAATCTTGCAATGTCCCCCTTCATCATTGATTGAATATACTCTGTCCAGTCTAGCTAAATGTCCTTTTACACCAAGGATATATTGAACTAAAAATTGTTCAGTTTATAGATATTTATGAGTAGATCATTTCTCCAAATATTCAGCTATATTGAAAATTGTTAAGGCATTCATAAGTGTGATTTATCAATTATAAACTTGAACGGTTCATATTTGACATATTTGGTTTGTCCATTAATTTGATCTAGTTTATTATTTTAACGAACACCAATTTGGCTGAAAATTTGTAGAAATGATCTAACCTAAAAACTGAACGGATGAGATGTCAAAATGTAATAGAAAATTAGATATTTTAAACCATAAACCGAAAAGTCTTCACCAAGTCCTCAACTTAAGGGTCGTCACTAGAAGGACTCCTTATCGACAAATTCATCTCTTTATATTCTGGTATAGTTTCTACCGATAGGGATTGATCTGTTTGGTTCATTTGAACAAATGTCCATATGCTCGGTCCCTCCAGTTTGTGAAAGAATGCCAGGACAAAGAGACTTCAGGTATGTAATGCAATGGAAGTTATACTGAGCTGGTATTGACGTGCACTGATGCAAAATGACTAGTGTAGTTAGAGGAAAGCGCAATGTATGATTGAAAATAGATTGAATACGGAGCTTGGTTTATATACTGATGAGAAACACATAAGCACTTAAGCAGCATACAAAGTACAGCAACAAACTTTACACAATGAACAAAAGAAGTATAGCAACAAAATTGTTAACGAACTAAGATTCTTTTGAATGTTTGCTGGAGTTGTCTGAATAAAATATGGATGTTACAGCAATCAAGATGGCTGAAATCAAGGCAGCAATAAAAGTACCGAGGGAAACCATTCGAGCATGCACCTTCATCCCAGAAGGTATGTTCCAGACAATTGTACCTGATGTAGAATCAGAACCATCAATATCTGGTATTCTATATAAACAGCTTACATTATGTGATAGTCCCTCAACATTGCAGAGCATGACAAAATCAGGTGTACCAAATTTGACTTCCCAGTAGCCACTTTCATCTAGAGGCTGCACCCAGAAAAGAACAGTAGAGTAAATCAACTTAGCAGGTTTTTCAAAAGGCAAAAATGCTGATATTGTACAATATATAGTCCAGAGCACAAAAGAAGATCCACTCAGTTAGATCTACACATTTTTATTATTCAAACTCCGCCTTCATACTGAAAAAATTCTTCTTACTACTCTAAATGCATGCTGTAGTTCATAGTAATCTTCTTTTAAAATATACTTGGCTAAAAGTTCCTACTCTGAGACCATGTATGTGTAATGCCAAATGAAGAACCTAGTTCAGTAGTATGAGTAACCAAAATAAGCCAAATACAGTTACAGTTTCATTGGTATTCTTCACTTACTGGATATCGTGCATGTAGGGGAATCTCTATATTGATGTTTGACTCTTTACTCTGACCCAACAAGAGATCATGACCAACATCCATGTGAACCTCGACAGCAGAACGATTGGACAGAAAAGAAGGCAATTCTAAATTTGTATCTCCAAAAACAGCTATATTGCTGTACACTGCATTAATGATAAAAAAAGGTCCAATTACCAAGAAATAAAATCAGTGTCATATGCTTATAGAACAACAGGTTATGGTACTATCTAAGATGAAAAGAATTACCACCACGCTGAAGGAGATGTTGAAGCTCAAATGGATCGGCAAATACCCCAGATGGTAGTCTCTCAATGACTATAACCTCACAGTGGTGAGAAGGAAGCTCAAATATGAATTCTTGTTCAATCTTAAGTCTAATGGATGAGGTAAGATGACGATGAGAACCATTCCCTATCAGATTGCGATGCAAAATGGAGAGTCTCAAAGCGAGGCTCGGATTATGTGGCATCACCTCACACAAACCAATAGGAAGTTCTTTTGCTATAAAATCTTGGAAACTTGAATCTAGTAGGTCTTCATACTTTTCATAGTACGACTGCAACACCAACTTCTTGGAACTACAACTAATGCTCAAGTCACTATCATTAGAGTTTGGATCACACCTTTTTACCTGAAAATGAAGGTTATCTGTAAGAGATCAAAGTCTAAATGTAATCATGAAGAGGGAAAAGGAAAGTCAGTAAACATCATAGTATTTACATTTTATCAACATGGATACAACTATGTAATGACTAAAAAACATGAAAAAAAAAAAGACAAGTATATTAGAAAGAGAGAGAAACAAATTGCTATTTAGGTAGCTACAAAAGGTATTTTCTACTAAAAGTGAAGATAATTATTCATCTCCAGAAAGTTCTAAAGTGATATCACATTATAACTCAATAAACTTGTTAGAAACAATTACAATCTATACTAATTAGGGGTAACTGCATTGTGAATGTTGATAAATTAATCAAAGCACCATTACTCATGACATCTTGGAGTTCCAGATTGTGAACTCTATTGTTGTTAATGTCACAATACATGCTCTCATCCTATAACTATTTGGAAAGTAAGTTTCTCTTCTCAGACAAATCTGGCATGTCCAAAATCATCAGAATGTGAAATATAACTGTTCATTAAATGTGTCATAAACTCATAATTCACTGTGTAACAACATCATATCATAGATCTGGCAAGAGCTCATTCCTTTTGTTTCAGATATATCACTGATGATGCAACTTAACAACAATATAGATTCATCCAAACTATGTTTTAGTAACACATGTAAGTATCTGGTATTACTATACACTAATAACCTGATAGAAATTGTTGGCTTTAGACAATGGAGAAGTAATTTGTCAAGCAAGTGTAAAGGTGTTTCTAGGACTTGGATCCAGCAGGATTCATAATCCTGATAGTTAAAACAAACATGATTCGTTTGCAAGATTTCAACTTTAAAACCAGAGTCCCCCAGTCTCTAGAAAATTTTTTGATGATGAAGCCTAAGAAACTCCAAGGTAAGAGAACCTAACCTCACCTTTTCAAATTAATGGCTCAAAATATAGTAAGTCAACTGCAGATTGCAGAGGAACATGCAATAATAATAAAGAAAATGGAGCAGAAGACAGTGAAGATTACGTGCCACTGGGCTGGTCTGCTTTGAAAAGTTCCTAAGAAAAACATACACATACTTATTACCAAGAAAAGACACAAGGATACCTATTTAAGTCCCAAATATGACTGATAACTGAGCATCCCAACCCGAAAAACCAATGATGTTCACCCCCTTAGTCCAAATCTTTGTTCAAGACGCTCATCACAACCACTGATCCACTATACCTCTATTAGAAACCAATGGGATACATCACAATCAAGAACCTTCCTATACAGGAGTGCCGAACCCAAATTTACAGGCCATATACATTCATTTTAGACAACATAATTTTCAGTGAAATATCAGTTGCAACCATAGAGCAAGTAAATGGAAACAATTGCAATGCAACAATGTCATATATATTGGAAAAAAACTCCACAAGAATAGAGCACTAACCTCATTTGAAACTGCAGAAGAACCAATGCAAAACCCAATGCCACAAAAGAATACCAACAAAACTCCCACTAACAAGAAATTGCACAACCCAACGGGTCTCCTCAGACTTTCCATAACAACAAGTTCCTGAAACAGAGCATTACTCTTAATAAACAAAAGAACCCATGAAACTACAACAATCCTCAATCCCAAAACTAGGGACATTTGCATCAGAACCAATCATACCATACATGTAATTTCTGGGTTTTAAGGGTGTACGCAAAATATAGAAACAAAAAATGAAATTGCAGAAGATGTAATCACTAACCTGAATCTCCAATAGCTATCTATGTAGATCTTCTTGCTCTGTTTCAGAGAGTGTTTCAGAGAGAGAAGCCATGAAATTCTTAACCTGGGTTGGTTCACAAATATATAAAGCTCCACCACTTACACGTGTCAGCTCTTTGAGGGTGGAACTGTAATTTTAAAAACTCATACTTTGGAAAAACCCAAAAAAGTTTAAAACTTTGAGAGCAAAAAGAGCCAAAATTGAAAACCCTAAATTGGAATTGGGGATTTTGTTTACTTTGTGGTGAATTTTCCGGCAGAAATTAGGAATGAGTAGTTCGTCGCCGGCGCATTCTTCGATATCGACGACGGCAATTGCCGGAGAAAGAAATGGAGGCAGCAATGGTAGTGGTGCTGCTGCTTTGTCCACAGACGATTTCTACTTCCCAACTGATCTCATTTCGATTCAGGATCGAAAAGACGAGGCAATGCTTGGTTTGTCAATAACCCTCTTCTTTTTTATGCTTCAGTCTCAATTTTTTGTTTGTTTTGCTCACTAGTTTGCCAATTTGGTTTAGTATTTGGTGTTGGAAATATTGGTATGATGTTTATATATAACAGTTAGCGAAGAATAGCCAACTGGGTGCTTTGTTTGGGGTCAATCACACTAGTTGAGACTATATTTGGTTCAAGTAATGCTTTGGACATGTGTTTTCCCATTTGTAATGTTAGACAGGACTGTTCAGTTTGTTGCAGTTTCAGAAAAGATTATAAGGGATGATGGTATATGTTAAATTCAGTTGTATACCTTCTACTCGATCATCAAGATAAGCTTTAATTATCATGCACGTTAAGACTTCACTTACAATAATAATAGGAAAGGTGACAGGGGATGACCTTGTCGGATGCGTAGAAAGGATTTTCCGGGTCTTCCATTCAGTGGAACTGAAAATGAGACAATCTTTGACCACAGCATGTGAGCATGATCAAACTCTCTTCAGCATAATGGCCCCAAGAAAGTGCCATTCAATTCTGCCGTATGCTCTATTCACATCCACCTTCTCACCCATATCATACTCATAAGTCATTACCAGACTTCTCAATTTTAGGAAATGATGCACCCCATGAGAAACAACTATGTTAAGTTGAATCTGTCTGCTTCGTAGTTGCTTGATTAAATGAAATAGTGGAGGTAGTAAAGGTTTGACCCTGTGTTCTAGTACTTTAGAGAAAACCTTGTCTGAAAATTTGCACAGACTGATTGGTGGAAATTGAGAAATGACCTTAGGACTAGCAGCTTTAGGAATGAGGAGAATGTGTGTTTTGTTACTACACAGCTTCGTTCACTTCATCCATAGTAATAGGTTTCAACAAATCACAGTTTCTGATGTCACCACTCACCACCCTTCCACACAACAATACCCCTCATCACAGTCTATAGGGCCATCAGTAGAGATTCAATTTGTAAAGTAGTCATTAAATTCGAATGCAACATGATTGAAATCATCAGGCCAGACTAGACTAAAAAGGAACAAGAGGAGAGAACTTTGATTTTTTTTTTTTTTCCCCAATACCCCTCGCTCTTTTTAATCATCTTCGCATCAGTTCTCTTTCTTCTTTGACTCTAGTACTGACGTGAAAGAACTCTAACTTCTTATGCCCAGCCTGTATCCACCTCACTCTGGCCTTTGATGCCACTGAATTTCCTCCCTGGTCCAGAGCTCATCAAGTTGATGAACAATGCATCCATCCTGTCAGAATGTTTCTTATAAAATCCTTGATTATAAAGAGAAACAAATTCACTCTAGAGATTCAAGTTGGTTCTTCGAGATTCCAAACTTTTTTTACTCCGTTCCATAAGCCCCTCTTTGCAGGAGTTCAGCTTCTTTCTCCATTAAGTTCATAACCTCCAGAAGTATACTTAGTTACTTACCCCTCTTTGAGACCACTTTAGAGTGTTATGGAGCCCTTCTTTGTTTCTCCTCAGCATAAATAATTTGGGGAAGTTAACATCCTTTGGAAAATAAGACATAGTCACAGGAAAATGATCCAATTCCACATTAGGATGATGCAGAATTATGTACCATGCTATAAACCAGACCACTCTATATTCATTAGCCCACTGTCTAGTCTCTCTTGTAACATTCCACCATCATTGGATTTCCATGTCCAAGTGAAATGACTGTATATTACTTACATGTCCTTAATATTTTGGTAATAGTGTGTCTAGGGGTCAGTCTACAGTTGTGGAGCTTAAGAAGCCTGACTGCTTTTAATTATTCTTTGTTTAGTGTCAGAAATGGAGAATTTAAAATTTGGTCTTTCCTGAAAAATAAACTCTAGTAGGCCAAGCAGCTATTAAGATCCTATTTAGATTTCGGAATTAATGAATCAGTAACGGGTTCCCTTTTCCTTATGCTTGCTTGGTTATCAATGCATAATACATTCATATGTGAAATGAGGTTTACTTTCTCAATTGCAGTTTTAAAGGCCAATCTCATGGCTGCACTTAATAAGGAGGTTAAATCGCTCGATGAAGATAGCTGGATGTTTGAAGGGCCACGGTCTCGTATCAACCTAATATCCAGACAAGGTTAGCCCACGAATTCCCTTGGTTGAGGTTTGCTATTACCTTATCCTGTGTGCCTTTTGGTTTTCTGTCATAGAGTAACTAAGCAAACAATACTAAAACAATAGGATGCCCTTAGTTTTATGGTATTTGGAGCATTTACTTCCTGTCATGAATGTTGTTGCTAAAGTATCTTTTCAGCACATTTGCTTCAAGTTCGTAAACTTCTTATGGTCAATATTGGGGACATCCCAGCACTGTTGTAGGTAATATCTCAAAACATAGTAAAAATTATGGAGGGGTTGACATTTCTGGTAGACATCTGGTCTAAAGCATTCGAAAATTCAAAGAAAAGTTTAAATGCAACATATATGGAGAAATTTCTTGCTCCCAGCCAAATTTGGGTTCTATATGTAGCAAATAATTTAGACCTCATAAGAAATTAAAACTGGTAGCAACATAAATGCTGTGAAGTGCAATAAGGTGCTTGGAGTTGCGTGTACGAACCTCCACCTGCCATTGTTGGAATTGCATCTGTGGCATTTTTGTTCATTACTCAACCACTGGACCTGGTCATCTTAAATGAATTACTTGATCAAATCAAAAGGGTATCCAAAATCTGAACCAATCTGGTCAGTTTGATCACATTATTTAAACACTCCTTGTCTGCCGAATTTAAGAATCTGCATAAGCTGCATTTAATTGTCAAGAAAATATGCTGAATCTTTGAAATAGGAACCTGGGGGACAGTAATGTGAATCGAGTAAGGTACTATACTTCTGCAGTTATCAGTGAGAACTGCTTGGCTAACGCTAGTATGATGGTTGAGAAACATGAGTCAGTATATGCAGTTATGCCTTGCATATTGTTTTTGACGGTACAAAACCTTTCCCGCTGAAGAATAGACAAGGAAAGAGAGTAAAGGATGTGATTGTTTTCATCAAACTTTACTAACAGTTCTTGACATTTAGATTCACTTATTATTAGTTGCAACTCTAGATATATGAATATTGCTAAGTCCGTTTCCTCTGTTGATGGGAGAGGAGAATGTGGGCAGAAGTTTGTTCTGTGTCCTTGTTGTTCTTTTTTTTTATATATATATATTTTTTTTTCTTGTCTGTGGTTGGCTGAAATGATAGGGTAACTATCTACAAGTTATCATTTTAGCTAGCTTAACCTCAGTGGGTTAACTTATAAAATATTCCTACTTTTCCACATGCAGGGTAAGTAATGTTTTGAATTAGCAGACATGTCTAGAAATCGTCATTGTAGCTACTAGCTACCTTAGTTTTCAAATTTTTGTACCTGCCTACATGCAGGGAAAGTAGTAAATTGAATTAGGGGACTACCTAGAAAATATTATTATAGCTAGTGAAATTATCGAATATTTTTTAGCTTTCCAGATGCGGATAAGTACTAAACTGTATTGTCTGTATTGCTACGAATATTTGTGTAGAAGAGCATTTTAGAAAATGACAATTATTTGTGTTATGACATTTGAAGTTCATATCTCTTCTTCAGGGGGTTTTCTCCAGAAGCGACTTGGAATTTCAAAGAATTGGAATTTGGCCGGACCAAGATGATTTTCAGCACCTCATAGAATTTTTTCTATCTCTTTGTTTACAACTTTACATGATGTGAGTATCTTGAACCCACGTTTTCCAATTTCTTCTTTCACTGTTTTCTTAGGAGTTGACATGTGAATCAAACAATATAAGCATCTGCAGTTTCGTCAACTTTGTCCATGAAACAATATATAAACTGTTGTATTGATCAGGATGAGTTTGAACAAACGTGCCCCAATGTTTTAGAGTGATGACTGATCATGTGATCATGATTTTTCCGGTTTGTTCTGATTTGCTCTTCTGATGGGGTTCCACCATCAGTGTTACCTATTGACAGGTTAGATAGTACAATGTTCATCTTCTGATTCTCTCTTTATTCATATTTTTAGATCAGTCACTCAAATCAGTCAATTCGTTCATATGCATATTGAAAAGGTTCTCCCAAAAGATAACATGAGCAAAACTCCTAATCATTTTGAAGAATAACTATTTCAACATTAAATCAAAAGATGTCGTATTAGTTCACCTTTTTGTTGTATTCGTTAGTTGAAAAGATTTTCTCGACCCAATTTTTTGCAACTGCATGTTCGTTTTCAGTTCAGTTATTTATGTTTTTAACTACACCCATAACCGTCTCATTGCGACTGAATTTTAACTACTACCATGGTAAATATTTCTGTTTTTAACGATCTCTGAAAGTTATATAAGTTAGCAAATATATTTCCTCACATCCATCTCTTTCGATCTCTTGCTTTTTCACAAACACCTGCATTGAATTCCACGCTTTCTCATTACAATGGAACGTAATCTCAAAGCTCCTGAAGGCTCAGACAACTCACCCCTACTACCAGTTTCAAATCACGCTAATTCAAACCCTTACGTTCAGCAGTCTAGGAAATCACATTATATTTCCAAAGTTAGAATTGTCGACATCATAGTTCTAATGGTAACATTTGGAACAATCTTGTCCTTGCCTTCTGTGTTCACCTCCATGTCCATGGCTCCCCAAACTCCAAGTTTCCAACTCGACTCTCTTTTTCTTTCTAATCTCAACATCTCAAACATAACCTTCAGGACTGATTGGGATGCGACTCTTACTATAGAGAACCCCAACTTGATCTCGACGGTTCGCCTCAATAGCATAAAGGGATCGATTTCGTACAAAGACAACTCTCTTGCAATGTACTCGATCAAACCATTGGAGTTGGGATGCATGGAGCACAGGCTGGTGCATGTGAAGATATCAACAATGACAACGAATAGATCGATTTTGGAAGAGATCAATAGACAACGAGATGAGAATGGAGCAGTGAGTTTCAACATGACAATGTT encodes the following:
- the LOC101301784 gene encoding phosphatidylinositol-glycan biosynthesis class X protein-like encodes the protein MESLRRPVGLCNFLLVGVLLVFFCGIGFCIGSSAVSNEVKRCDPNSNDSDLSISCSSKKLVLQSYYEKYEDLLDSSFQDFIAKELPIGLCEVMPHNPSLALRLSILHRNLIGNGSHRHLTSSIRLKIEQEFIFELPSHHCEVIVIERLPSGVFADPFELQHLLQRGVYSNIAVFGDTNLELPSFLSNRSAVEVHMDVGHDLLLGQSKESNINIEIPLHARYPPLDESGYWEVKFGTPDFVMLCNVEGLSHNVSCLYRIPDIDGSDSTSGTIVWNIPSGMKVHARMVSLGTFIAALISAILIAVTSIFYSDNSSKHSKES
- the LOC101302077 gene encoding uncharacterized protein LOC101302077, yielding MSSSSPAHSSISTTAIAGERNGGSNGSGAAALSTDDFYFPTDLISIQDRKDEAMLVLKANLMAALNKEVKSLDEDSWMFEGPRSRINLISRQGGFLQKRLGISKNWNLAGPR